In a single window of the Terriglobus roseus genome:
- a CDS encoding GGDEF domain-containing protein, producing MSTKNNFDPIPALEDEIRRYETEHIASLRFSPELETRFQRETGRSRARMLLVQGLLSLLAYDFFIVGDYFMAPSHIEQAVIVRFGIITPIVLLVAMLVKSRTSVFLRESATSFLCVLGALSILYLHHDISSNVSVDAQTGLILVLLVANCMLRIDLPYAAVTSVIIALLDALSLSRDVQIPLSSKMVSGGMLVWVAMLTFTANYTMGRERRFSYLLQLRGRLQRGQLAEANAELLALSSTDRLTGLPNRRAYDTRLLELWQLTLERKHPISAVMVDVDHFKKLNDNHGHPYGDRVLQRVGSLLQQALRAEDDFVARYGGEEFVVLLPDADPESALKVAERIRTLVQVAGSPALQRDTVTPSQEVWATVSCGVTTAWPTASLDPHRLIADADAAMYRAKQEGRNRVCTAPIQQAAGKVTVFPAVAGRG from the coding sequence ATGAGTACAAAGAATAATTTTGACCCGATCCCCGCGCTCGAGGACGAGATCCGGCGATACGAGACGGAGCACATCGCTTCGCTCCGTTTTTCGCCGGAACTTGAGACTCGCTTCCAGCGGGAAACCGGGCGGTCGCGGGCGCGCATGCTGCTGGTTCAGGGCCTTTTGTCGCTCCTTGCGTATGACTTCTTTATTGTGGGCGACTACTTTATGGCGCCCAGCCATATCGAGCAGGCGGTCATCGTCCGCTTCGGCATCATCACGCCAATCGTTCTGCTCGTGGCCATGCTGGTCAAGAGCCGGACCAGCGTCTTCCTCCGTGAGTCCGCAACCTCGTTTCTTTGCGTCCTGGGCGCGCTGAGCATTCTGTACCTGCACCACGACATCAGTTCGAATGTGAGTGTGGATGCGCAGACAGGTCTGATCCTGGTGCTGCTGGTCGCGAACTGTATGTTGCGCATCGACCTGCCATATGCGGCAGTGACGTCGGTGATCATTGCCCTCCTGGACGCACTCTCTCTTTCAAGAGATGTGCAAATCCCGCTTTCGAGCAAGATGGTCTCTGGCGGCATGCTGGTGTGGGTTGCCATGCTGACCTTCACGGCCAACTACACCATGGGCCGCGAGCGCCGCTTTTCGTATCTGCTGCAACTGCGCGGACGGCTGCAGCGTGGTCAGCTTGCGGAGGCGAATGCGGAACTGCTTGCGCTGTCTTCCACCGACCGCCTGACCGGCCTGCCGAACCGGCGCGCCTATGACACTCGCCTGCTGGAGCTGTGGCAGCTGACCCTGGAGCGCAAGCACCCCATCAGCGCCGTCATGGTCGATGTGGATCACTTCAAGAAGTTGAATGACAACCACGGCCATCCCTACGGAGACCGCGTTCTACAACGCGTTGGATCGCTGCTGCAGCAGGCGCTGCGAGCCGAGGACGATTTTGTTGCCCGGTACGGCGGCGAGGAATTTGTGGTTCTGCTGCCTGACGCAGACCCGGAAAGCGCCCTGAAAGTAGCCGAACGCATCCGCACGCTGGTGCAGGTGGCAGGATCACCAGCGCTGCAGCGTGACACCGTGACGCCGTCCCAGGAGGTTTGGGCCACGGTGAGCTGCGGCGTTACCACGGCGTGGCCGACGGCCTCTCTGGACCCGCACCGGCTCATCGCAGACGCCGATGCAGCGATGTATCGCGCCAAGCAGGAAGGGCGCAACCGTGTGTGTACCGCTCCGATCCAACAGGCAGCGGGCAAGGTCACAGTGTTCCCGGCAGTCGCGGGCCGCGGCTGA
- a CDS encoding PASTA domain-containing protein: MKIRVRYRNNSSEVTAGAARAFRISMTLLAMTAVALLSALITMRLAIHTGEVEVPSLSGLTVEEAADKTSSAQLNLTVENRFYSTTVPAGRVLSQSPAAGASVRKGWHMRITESMGPQRVAIPDTVGLNERDAAMAIRRASLDLGEIAHLPSPGPADIVLAQTPPANAEGVDKPEVSLLLSQPESASPRAYVMPNLVGMSYTAASAKMRELDLRIYAIVPQPIPVAVDPTAPAGAPPPPPVATLPAGVVLSQTPAAGMRVSAADTARVKMSAAAVANPAPTAAPSTIPTAPVNGTSAPKPPAPVVRQIAPISTPSR; the protein is encoded by the coding sequence GTGAAGATCCGCGTTCGCTATCGCAACAACTCCAGCGAGGTAACGGCTGGCGCCGCTCGCGCCTTCCGCATCAGCATGACGCTGCTGGCCATGACGGCAGTCGCCCTGCTCTCTGCGCTCATCACAATGCGACTGGCGATCCATACCGGCGAGGTCGAGGTTCCCAGCCTCAGCGGTCTGACGGTGGAAGAGGCTGCAGACAAGACCTCAAGCGCGCAACTAAATCTGACTGTCGAAAATCGCTTCTACTCCACCACCGTGCCCGCGGGTCGCGTTCTGTCGCAGTCGCCCGCGGCCGGCGCCAGCGTGCGTAAGGGCTGGCACATGCGCATCACAGAGAGCATGGGACCGCAACGCGTTGCGATCCCGGATACCGTCGGTCTGAACGAGCGGGATGCGGCCATGGCGATTCGCCGCGCATCGCTGGACCTTGGCGAGATCGCTCACCTTCCCTCGCCCGGCCCCGCCGACATCGTTCTGGCGCAGACACCACCCGCAAACGCGGAGGGCGTCGATAAACCCGAGGTGAGCCTGCTGCTGAGCCAACCCGAGAGCGCCTCACCCCGCGCTTACGTGATGCCGAACCTGGTCGGGATGAGCTATACCGCAGCCAGTGCAAAGATGCGTGAGTTGGACCTGCGTATCTACGCCATCGTTCCGCAGCCGATTCCTGTCGCAGTGGACCCGACCGCACCCGCAGGAGCGCCGCCACCACCTCCTGTCGCGACTCTGCCCGCCGGCGTCGTGCTCTCGCAGACGCCGGCCGCCGGCATGCGCGTCAGTGCCGCCGATACCGCCCGAGTGAAGATGAGTGCCGCAGCAGTGGCCAATCCAGCCCCGACCGCGGCTCCCTCGACGATACCCACGGCTCCCGTGAACGGGACCAGCGCTCCAAAACCGCCAGCGCCCGTCGTAAGGCAAATCGCCCCGATCTCGACACCGTCTCGATAG
- a CDS encoding cation diffusion facilitator family transporter, whose translation MPDPMQNAHPQSTREPDGAIHAESLTKQSAALTSVLAASGITLLKVITGLSTGSLGMLSEAAHSTIDLMASGLTLFSVRVSDLPPDDDHTYGHGRVESLSAFVETVLMLGSSIWIIFEAVRRVLRFHRGEALGLHASIWPVLVLLLSIAVDYTRSRHLARVAHMVHSQALQAEALHFGTDIWSSAAVLIGLAASFAGQRFHIRVLELADPAAALLVSCIILKVTYQLAHETVNALLDATTPEMRRELTEAIRGVNGVLFVEDLRMRRAGARYFADVAIGMQRNTTFQRSEQIVMAATEAVQGVMPGTDVVVRTVPVASSEESVFDRVRAVAQRANLGIHDVTVQQMDGGLGVELHLELPEHMPLREAHETVTHIEADMKREVPEIRSVITHIEAEESTIEPAVRLQNDRVLEDEVRRAAEAFPEIEDVHNIVAMRTGEHLQMSCHCSMPDDLPMGAVHRIISQMEANFLRERPEVDRLLIHPEPVTDNDR comes from the coding sequence ATGCCAGACCCAATGCAGAACGCGCACCCGCAAAGTACCCGCGAGCCAGACGGCGCGATCCACGCGGAGTCGCTGACGAAACAGTCCGCGGCGCTTACCAGCGTACTGGCTGCCAGCGGCATCACGCTGCTTAAGGTCATCACGGGCCTGTCCACCGGATCGCTCGGCATGCTGAGTGAGGCGGCACATTCCACCATCGATCTGATGGCGTCCGGACTGACGCTCTTCAGCGTGCGCGTCTCCGATCTGCCACCGGACGACGACCACACCTACGGTCATGGCCGCGTGGAAAGCCTGTCTGCGTTTGTAGAGACTGTGCTGATGCTCGGCTCGTCGATCTGGATCATCTTTGAGGCCGTGCGCCGCGTCCTGCGCTTCCATCGCGGCGAGGCCCTGGGCCTGCATGCATCGATCTGGCCCGTGCTAGTGCTGCTGCTGTCCATCGCCGTGGACTACACGCGATCCCGTCACCTGGCCCGCGTGGCGCACATGGTGCACTCGCAGGCTCTGCAGGCAGAAGCGCTGCACTTCGGCACAGACATCTGGTCCAGCGCCGCGGTCCTGATCGGCCTCGCAGCTTCGTTTGCAGGCCAGCGGTTTCACATCCGCGTGCTTGAACTGGCCGATCCTGCAGCGGCGCTGCTGGTGTCTTGCATCATTCTGAAGGTGACCTATCAGCTCGCGCACGAGACGGTGAACGCGTTGCTGGATGCGACAACCCCGGAGATGCGGCGCGAGTTGACCGAGGCCATTCGAGGGGTCAACGGCGTGCTGTTTGTCGAAGACCTGCGTATGCGCCGGGCGGGCGCGCGCTACTTTGCGGACGTTGCCATTGGCATGCAGCGCAACACGACCTTTCAACGCTCCGAACAGATCGTGATGGCAGCCACGGAAGCGGTACAAGGAGTAATGCCGGGAACCGACGTCGTCGTGCGCACCGTGCCTGTCGCCAGCAGTGAAGAGAGTGTCTTCGACCGTGTCCGTGCTGTCGCGCAGCGGGCGAACCTGGGCATTCACGACGTGACCGTGCAGCAGATGGACGGCGGCCTGGGCGTGGAGCTTCACCTGGAGTTACCAGAGCATATGCCGCTGCGTGAGGCGCACGAGACGGTGACGCATATCGAAGCCGACATGAAGCGCGAGGTGCCGGAGATTCGCTCGGTCATCACGCACATCGAGGCAGAGGAAAGCACCATTGAACCCGCCGTGCGGCTGCAGAACGACCGCGTGCTGGAGGATGAGGTACGGCGCGCGGCCGAGGCCTTCCCGGAGATCGAAGACGTCCACAACATCGTCGCCATGCGCACCGGTGAGCATCTCCAGATGAGCTGCCACTGCAGCATGCCGGATGACCTGCCCATGGGCGCCGTGCACCGCATCATCTCGCAGATGGAGGCAAACTTCCTGCGAGAAAGGCCCGAAGTGGACCGCCTGTTGATCCATCCGGAGCCAGTAACGGATAACGATCGCTGA
- the aroC gene encoding chorismate synthase: protein MLRFSTAGESHGEALVALLSGLPAGVSVDSAFLARELWRRQQGFGRGGRMRIETDTAHILSGVRHGKTIGSPIAMTIANRDWKNWEEILPVEEGDASKHKAVASPRPGHADLAGALKYNFPDARYILERASARESSARVAGGALAKMLLRTLGIEVLSHVVRVGAVDLERPYQWDEIVASNARETVVLNCIDPEVERRMRGEVDRALRTGDTVGGVFEVVAHGVPPGIGTHVNWDERLDGLLAQAVMSLQAVKAVELGRGVTAAESMGSTVHDAIAYASDEEAAAAHTRFTRAGNNAGGIEGGISNGQDVTVRGYLKPISTLRRPLGSVSFETREPVKAAYERSDVCVVPAAGVAAEAMVAITLARLVLEKFGGDSLAETQRNLDGYREQIKKF from the coding sequence ATGCTTCGTTTTTCTACAGCGGGTGAGAGCCATGGCGAGGCGCTGGTAGCGCTATTGAGCGGGCTGCCCGCGGGTGTATCGGTGGATAGCGCATTTCTGGCTCGCGAACTGTGGCGCAGGCAGCAGGGATTCGGTCGCGGCGGCCGTATGCGCATCGAGACCGATACTGCACATATATTGTCCGGCGTCCGGCACGGCAAGACCATTGGCTCGCCCATCGCCATGACGATCGCGAACCGTGACTGGAAGAACTGGGAAGAGATCCTGCCGGTGGAAGAGGGGGACGCCTCGAAGCATAAGGCGGTCGCGTCACCACGGCCAGGCCATGCCGATCTGGCCGGAGCACTTAAGTACAACTTTCCCGACGCCCGTTACATCCTGGAACGTGCTTCCGCGCGTGAGTCTTCCGCCCGGGTCGCCGGTGGCGCGCTGGCAAAGATGCTGCTGCGCACGCTGGGGATTGAGGTGTTGTCGCACGTCGTCCGGGTGGGAGCGGTGGATCTGGAACGGCCCTATCAGTGGGACGAGATCGTCGCCAGCAACGCGCGCGAGACCGTTGTGTTGAACTGCATCGACCCGGAAGTCGAGCGGCGCATGCGCGGAGAAGTCGACCGAGCACTGCGCACAGGCGATACCGTCGGTGGCGTCTTTGAAGTGGTGGCGCATGGCGTGCCTCCCGGTATCGGCACGCACGTGAACTGGGACGAGCGGCTGGACGGCCTGCTGGCACAGGCGGTCATGAGTCTGCAGGCTGTAAAGGCTGTCGAACTGGGCCGCGGCGTCACTGCGGCGGAATCCATGGGATCGACTGTGCACGACGCGATCGCGTATGCATCGGATGAAGAGGCTGCGGCAGCGCATACACGCTTCACGCGTGCGGGCAACAATGCCGGCGGTATCGAGGGCGGCATCTCCAACGGGCAGGACGTTACGGTACGCGGTTACTTGAAGCCCATCAGCACGCTGCGCCGGCCGCTTGGTTCCGTCAGCTTCGAGACACGCGAACCCGTTAAAGCAGCCTATGAACGCAGCGATGTCTGCGTGGTACCTGCTGCGGGAGTAGCCGCCGAGGCGATGGTCGCCATCACACTTGCACGGCTGGTGCTGGAGAAATTTGGCGGCGACAGCCTCGCAGAGACACAGCGCAATCTCGATGGTTATCGCGAGCAAATTAAGAAGTTCTAA
- the def gene encoding peptide deformylase, with product MIYPIVKYPEPVLAQKADPVTVFDAELKKLTDDMFESMYAAEGIGLAAPQIGISKRLFIVDLSFGKEKKDRLVLINPEIIQREGRQVEEEGCLSLPDIRDKVSRSFTVRIRAQDEYGKWFEMDGEELLSRAFQHELDHLDGVLFIDRLSRLKRDLILRRIRKLQKNGEW from the coding sequence ATGATCTATCCCATCGTGAAGTACCCCGAACCCGTTCTGGCGCAGAAGGCCGACCCGGTTACTGTCTTCGACGCCGAGCTGAAGAAGCTGACGGACGACATGTTCGAGAGCATGTACGCGGCTGAGGGCATCGGCCTGGCGGCACCTCAGATTGGCATCTCAAAACGTCTGTTCATCGTCGATCTGTCGTTCGGCAAGGAAAAGAAGGACCGGCTCGTTCTGATCAATCCGGAGATCATTCAGCGCGAAGGCCGTCAGGTGGAGGAAGAGGGATGCCTCTCACTGCCGGACATCCGTGACAAGGTCAGCCGCAGTTTTACCGTCCGCATCCGCGCACAGGATGAGTACGGCAAGTGGTTCGAAATGGACGGCGAGGAGCTTTTGTCTCGCGCGTTCCAGCATGAGCTCGACCACCTGGATGGCGTTCTGTTTATTGATCGCCTGTCGCGGTTGAAGCGTGACCTGATCCTTCGTCGCATCCGTAAGCTGCAGAAGAACGGCGAGTGGTAG
- a CDS encoding sugar phosphate isomerase/epimerase family protein, with amino-acid sequence MVLNRRQFTGALAAALASTALPTQALQAHGVQLGLQSFTFHQLRTGGVAAAEEMATAMKTLGVDLCELWAPQIEPFPLADGYWRAWLPNVEKGTPAKPSHDEIAAKRMALRAWRTSPPQGYFQQIANAFASANVRLFAFNYSFEPTMNDAEIEYGFAAAKALKVNLITASSRISDAKRLVPFAAKHGMRIAFHGHADKEDPDQITTPESFRTVLALSPYYRINLDVAHFASAGFDAVAFLKEQHANITNIHVHDRKANAGASVPFGEGVAPTKAVLQLIRDNKWPIPAFYELEYVGADGRDVIAETRRELDYERKVLNS; translated from the coding sequence ATGGTTCTGAATCGGCGACAGTTCACCGGGGCGCTTGCTGCAGCGCTTGCTTCAACCGCTTTACCCACGCAGGCACTCCAGGCGCACGGCGTGCAGCTTGGCCTGCAGAGCTTTACCTTCCATCAACTGCGCACGGGCGGTGTTGCAGCGGCTGAAGAGATGGCAACCGCCATGAAGACACTTGGGGTCGACCTGTGCGAGTTGTGGGCGCCGCAGATCGAGCCATTCCCGCTCGCAGACGGCTACTGGAGAGCGTGGCTGCCAAACGTGGAGAAGGGAACCCCAGCGAAGCCCTCCCACGACGAGATTGCTGCCAAGCGAATGGCGCTTCGGGCATGGCGTACCAGCCCGCCGCAGGGATATTTCCAGCAGATTGCCAATGCTTTCGCCAGCGCTAATGTTCGCCTGTTCGCCTTCAACTACAGCTTTGAACCGACGATGAACGATGCGGAGATTGAGTACGGTTTTGCGGCTGCAAAGGCGCTCAAGGTGAACCTGATCACCGCGTCCAGCCGGATCTCCGACGCGAAGCGACTGGTGCCGTTTGCTGCAAAGCACGGTATGCGCATCGCCTTTCATGGCCACGCGGACAAAGAGGATCCGGACCAGATCACCACGCCCGAGAGTTTCCGGACCGTGCTTGCGCTCTCGCCGTACTACCGCATCAATCTTGATGTTGCGCACTTCGCTTCGGCAGGCTTTGATGCCGTTGCGTTTCTCAAGGAGCAGCACGCAAATATCACAAACATTCACGTGCATGATCGCAAGGCAAACGCAGGCGCCAGCGTGCCTTTCGGCGAGGGTGTTGCACCGACCAAAGCAGTGTTGCAATTGATCCGCGATAACAAATGGCCCATACCAGCGTTCTATGAACTCGAGTATGTTGGCGCGGATGGCCGTGACGTGATCGCTGAAACGCGGCGTGAGTTGGACTATGAAAGGAAGGTCTTGAACTCGTAG
- a CDS encoding transcription antitermination factor NusB yields MTQPPRKSAFGKPSSSGKQDFTKPVIAARPAGAPKQMTKSAIHTPASRSSAPISSRQPAVARQVVPPSEASLIRAAAAAKISPARAAAFHILSKVTNSASHSDDLLHSLAVNALSAEDRNLTTALVLGVLRWQLHLDAVMRPMLQRPDAELHPGALLALRLGVFQLLHLDRVPPHAALNESVELARANGAAHAAGMVNAILRRVLREKIAATSNRSTLAVAVTPSEEAHPAWLIARWRANFGGAASRRIADYDQAEPPSHALFNADPALPEIDDGSRLVAELAAAAVTSPKRILDCCAAPGGKTAVLAVRHPDAEIVAVDISEKRMDAMRKRMDRDPATSSIKTVVADMTVPQTAHMLREGFDLILCDAPCSGTGTLARNPEIRHRLRPSDLPRQAERQRAILASALRLLAPGGVLVYSTCSLEPEENEAVVAAALQDVEGFEQTNAQPIAEKIGDLAPDALKQLMAAGFTDAALRTLPGTQACDGFYAAVLQRTR; encoded by the coding sequence ATGACCCAGCCACCGCGCAAATCCGCATTTGGCAAGCCGTCCAGCAGCGGCAAGCAGGACTTTACAAAGCCAGTGATCGCAGCGAGGCCCGCAGGTGCCCCGAAGCAAATGACGAAGTCAGCGATCCATACTCCAGCTTCGCGATCGTCTGCTCCGATCTCGTCGAGGCAGCCGGCTGTGGCACGTCAGGTGGTGCCGCCCAGCGAAGCCAGCCTGATCCGTGCCGCCGCTGCTGCGAAGATCTCGCCCGCCCGCGCCGCTGCCTTTCATATCCTTAGCAAGGTGACGAACAGCGCTTCGCATTCGGACGACCTGCTGCACTCGCTTGCGGTGAATGCACTGTCGGCAGAGGACCGCAACCTGACCACGGCGCTGGTGCTGGGCGTGCTTCGCTGGCAGTTGCACCTGGACGCTGTGATGCGCCCGATGCTGCAGCGTCCCGATGCCGAACTGCATCCCGGCGCACTGCTTGCACTTCGCCTGGGTGTCTTCCAACTGCTGCATCTCGACCGCGTGCCGCCACACGCTGCGCTGAATGAGAGCGTGGAACTGGCGCGCGCCAATGGCGCCGCGCACGCCGCAGGCATGGTCAACGCCATTCTTCGTCGCGTACTGCGCGAGAAGATCGCGGCAACGTCGAACCGTTCCACACTCGCGGTCGCTGTCACACCGTCTGAAGAGGCGCACCCGGCTTGGCTGATCGCCCGCTGGCGCGCAAACTTTGGCGGCGCTGCGTCACGCCGCATCGCCGACTACGATCAGGCTGAGCCTCCGTCGCACGCCCTGTTCAACGCCGATCCCGCACTTCCCGAGATCGATGACGGTTCACGCCTCGTCGCAGAACTGGCTGCGGCCGCAGTCACTTCACCGAAGCGCATCCTCGACTGTTGTGCGGCTCCCGGCGGCAAGACCGCCGTGCTCGCCGTGCGGCATCCCGATGCGGAGATCGTCGCCGTAGACATTAGCGAGAAGCGCATGGACGCGATGCGCAAGCGTATGGATCGCGATCCTGCAACCTCCTCGATCAAGACCGTCGTCGCGGATATGACCGTGCCCCAGACAGCGCACATGCTGCGCGAGGGCTTTGATCTGATCCTGTGTGACGCCCCGTGTTCCGGCACGGGAACGCTCGCGCGCAATCCTGAGATTCGTCATCGTCTGCGCCCCAGCGATCTCCCGCGCCAGGCCGAACGTCAGCGCGCCATCCTGGCCAGTGCATTACGCCTGCTGGCACCGGGTGGCGTGCTCGTCTACTCCACCTGCTCCCTGGAACCGGAGGAGAACGAGGCCGTAGTGGCCGCAGCATTACAGGACGTCGAGGGCTTTGAGCAGACGAACGCGCAGCCAATCGCCGAGAAAATCGGTGATCTGGCACCGGATGCCTTGAAGCAATTGATGGCTGCAGGCTTCACGGATGCAGCACTCAGAACACTGCCTGGCACACAGGCCTGCGATGGATTCTACGCAGCAGTGCTGCAGCGCACACGGTAG
- the fmt gene encoding methionyl-tRNA formyltransferase produces the protein MRLVFCGTPQFAVPTLEALLAAGHEIPLVISQPDKPVGRSGEINPTPVKRAALARGIVVTQPEKLKHNESLRETLTQIAPDAIIVVAYGRIIPQWMLDLPRYGCINGHGSLLPRWRGAAPIQWAIASGDTETGVTTMRLNAGLDTGPMLMKWAVTITPQTTSPELFQTLSTIGADLMVKTLAGLEAGLVTPTEQDDAQATLAPILTRDDARILFTRTATEIDQRFRGFQPWPGAFTTLRGKKLIVHAMHVAEIYTTDAPGTLVLRDGVMFAICANGTAIALDEVQTEGKKRMPADEFLRGFQIKSGEALGEATTQ, from the coding sequence ATGCGCTTAGTCTTCTGTGGCACGCCGCAGTTCGCTGTCCCAACCCTTGAGGCGTTGCTGGCTGCCGGACACGAGATTCCCCTGGTGATCTCGCAACCTGACAAGCCCGTGGGACGTAGCGGTGAGATCAACCCCACACCCGTAAAACGTGCTGCGCTGGCACGCGGTATCGTCGTCACCCAGCCGGAAAAGCTGAAGCACAACGAGTCGCTGCGCGAGACGCTGACGCAGATCGCGCCGGACGCCATCATCGTCGTCGCCTATGGCCGCATCATTCCGCAATGGATGCTGGATCTGCCGCGCTATGGATGCATCAACGGGCATGGCTCCTTACTGCCGCGCTGGCGTGGCGCCGCACCGATTCAATGGGCTATCGCCAGCGGCGACACCGAGACGGGTGTGACCACCATGCGACTGAACGCCGGCCTGGACACCGGTCCTATGCTGATGAAGTGGGCTGTCACCATTACGCCGCAGACCACGTCGCCAGAGCTCTTTCAGACGCTCTCGACGATTGGTGCAGACCTGATGGTGAAGACACTTGCCGGTCTTGAAGCCGGACTGGTCACGCCTACGGAGCAGGACGATGCGCAGGCCACGCTGGCTCCCATCCTGACGCGCGACGATGCGCGCATCCTCTTCACACGCACCGCAACCGAGATCGACCAGCGCTTCCGCGGCTTCCAGCCTTGGCCCGGCGCCTTCACCACGCTGCGCGGCAAGAAGCTCATTGTGCATGCCATGCACGTCGCGGAGATCTACACGACGGATGCGCCGGGAACCCTGGTGCTGCGCGATGGAGTGATGTTCGCAATCTGCGCGAACGGTACGGCCATCGCGCTGGATGAAGTGCAGACCGAAGGCAAGAAGCGCATGCCCGCAGATGAGTTTCTTCGCGGCTTCCAGATCAAGAGCGGCGAAGCGCTCGGTGAGGCAACAACGCAATGA
- a CDS encoding NAD(P)-dependent alcohol dehydrogenase: MPQASGYAAQSAKAPLAPFSFERREPREHDVNIEIKFCGICHSDIHQARDEWGGSIFPMVPGHEIAGIVTSVGSGVTKFKVGDKVGVGCFVDSCRQCAECVKGEDNYCLVGMNATYNGREKDGTPTYGGYSDHIVVDENYVLSIPDNLPLDAAAPLLCAGITLYSPLKHWNAGPGKKVGIVGLGGLGHMGVKLSHALGAQTVVLSQSMKKADDAKRLGADEFYAMSDPETAKKLAGSFDLIISTVGVAMDFGPYLAMLKKDGAMVLVGAPEDSSTLNSFSLIVGRKSLAGSMIGSIKETQEMLDFCGEKNIVSDIEITPIDKVNEAYERMLKSDVRYRFVIDLSTLKA; the protein is encoded by the coding sequence ATGCCCCAGGCATCCGGATACGCCGCTCAGTCGGCGAAGGCACCGCTCGCGCCCTTTAGCTTTGAACGCCGCGAACCGCGCGAGCACGACGTCAACATCGAGATCAAATTCTGCGGCATCTGCCACAGCGACATTCACCAGGCACGTGACGAATGGGGCGGCAGCATCTTCCCCATGGTTCCGGGCCACGAGATCGCCGGCATCGTCACCTCCGTCGGCAGTGGCGTCACCAAGTTCAAGGTAGGCGACAAGGTTGGTGTGGGCTGCTTCGTCGATAGCTGTCGCCAGTGCGCGGAGTGCGTGAAGGGCGAGGATAACTACTGCCTCGTCGGCATGAATGCCACCTACAACGGTCGCGAGAAGGATGGCACGCCAACGTACGGCGGTTACTCCGACCACATCGTCGTCGATGAGAATTACGTCCTCAGCATCCCGGACAATCTGCCGCTCGATGCCGCTGCACCGCTGCTGTGTGCTGGCATCACGCTGTACAGCCCGCTGAAGCACTGGAATGCAGGCCCCGGCAAGAAGGTCGGCATCGTCGGCCTTGGCGGTCTTGGCCACATGGGTGTGAAGCTCTCGCACGCACTCGGTGCGCAGACGGTCGTTCTGAGCCAGAGCATGAAGAAGGCAGACGACGCCAAGCGCCTGGGCGCGGACGAGTTCTATGCCATGAGCGATCCGGAGACGGCGAAAAAGCTCGCAGGTAGCTTCGACCTGATCATCAGCACCGTTGGCGTGGCGATGGACTTCGGTCCTTACCTCGCCATGCTGAAGAAGGACGGTGCGATGGTCCTGGTGGGCGCTCCGGAAGACAGTTCCACGCTTAACTCCTTCTCGCTGATCGTTGGCCGCAAGTCGCTCGCCGGATCGATGATCGGTTCCATCAAGGAGACCCAGGAGATGCTGGATTTCTGCGGCGAGAAGAACATCGTCTCGGACATCGAGATCACACCGATCGACAAGGTGAACGAAGCCTACGAACGCATGCTGAAGAGCGATGTGCGCTATCGCTTCGTCATCGACCTGTCCACGTTGAAGGCGTAA
- the ubiE gene encoding bifunctional demethylmenaquinone methyltransferase/2-methoxy-6-polyprenyl-1,4-benzoquinol methylase UbiE, producing MSTSGPTLGARPEGTANNTEAADAVQRMFDEIAPQYDRANHVLSMGMDRVWWNRAARRFDATLKRPDARVLDLCCGTGDMTAALLARRPAENAQPLLAVDFSHEMIERGREKMRGKAVEFVEDDALNLHIEDGSLDLVVSAFGFRNLADYAAGLAEIRRVLKPGGEIGILDFSMPPPPLDSAYRLYFRHVLPRIGGMISGSTSSYEYLPESVERFPKPQAFCGMMRQAGFADAAWKPYLFGIAGLWSARAV from the coding sequence GTGAGTACGTCAGGACCGACTCTGGGCGCGAGGCCCGAGGGCACCGCGAACAACACAGAAGCGGCGGATGCCGTGCAGCGCATGTTCGACGAGATTGCACCGCAATACGACCGTGCAAACCACGTCCTGAGCATGGGGATGGATCGCGTCTGGTGGAATCGTGCCGCGCGCCGTTTTGACGCGACGCTGAAGCGGCCTGACGCGCGAGTGCTGGACCTTTGCTGCGGTACCGGTGACATGACGGCAGCCCTGCTGGCGCGGCGTCCTGCTGAGAATGCTCAGCCGCTACTCGCTGTGGACTTCTCGCACGAAATGATCGAACGCGGTCGCGAAAAGATGCGGGGGAAGGCCGTCGAATTCGTCGAAGACGATGCGCTGAATCTGCACATCGAGGACGGCTCGCTGGACTTGGTGGTCAGTGCCTTTGGCTTCCGCAATCTGGCGGACTACGCGGCAGGCCTGGCCGAAATACGGCGTGTCCTGAAGCCCGGCGGCGAAATCGGCATCTTGGACTTCAGCATGCCGCCCCCACCGCTGGACAGCGCCTATCGCCTGTACTTTCGGCATGTCTTGCCGCGCATCGGTGGCATGATCTCCGGCAGCACCTCGTCCTATGAATATCTGCCCGAAAGCGTCGAGCGCTTCCCGAAACCGCAGGCCTTCTGCGGCATGATGCGCCAGGCGGGCTTTGCGGATGCGGCATGGAAGCCCTATCTCTTCGGCATCGCGGGACTGTGGAGCGCACGCGCCGTCTAG